A window from Balearica regulorum gibbericeps isolate bBalReg1 chromosome 1, bBalReg1.pri, whole genome shotgun sequence encodes these proteins:
- the GPR22 gene encoding G-protein coupled receptor 22, whose protein sequence is MCFSPILEVNMQSESNITVQDAIDDIDTNMYRPLSYPLSFQVSLTGFLMLEIVLGLGSNLTVLVLYCMKSNLINSVSNIITMNLHVLDVIICVGCIPLTIVILLLSLESNTALICCFHEACVSFASVSTAINVFAITLDRYDISVKPANRILTMGRAVILMTSIWIISLFSFLIPFIEVNFFSLRSASTWENKTLLCVSTNEYHTELGMYYHLLVQIPIFFFTVIVMLITYTKILQALNIRIGTRFTTGQKKKARKKKTISLTTQHETTDVSHSSGGRNVVFGVRTSVSVIIALRRAVKRHRERRERQKRVFRMSLLIISTFLLCWTPISVLNTTILCLGPSDLLVKLRLCFLVMAYGTTIFHPLLYAFTRQKFQKVLKSKMKKRVVSIVEADPMPNNAVIHNSWIEPKRNKKITFEDNEVRQKCLVPQVVTD, encoded by the coding sequence ATGTGTTTCTCCCCCATTCTGGAAGTCAACATGCAGTCTGAATCTAATATTACAGTTCAAGATGCCATTGATGACATCGACACCAACATGTACCGACCACTGTCATATCCATTAAGCTTTCAAGTTTCTCTCACTGGATTTTTGATGTTAGAAATTGTTTTGGGACTTGGCAGCAACCTCACCGTGCTGGTACTTTACTGTATGAAATCCAACTTAATCAATTCTGTCAGTAACATAATTACAATGAACCTTCATGTACTTGATGTAATAATTTGTGTGGGATGTATTCCTCTAACTATAGTTATCCTTCTGCTTTCACTGGAGAGTAACACTGCTCTCATCTGCTGCTTCCACGaggcttgtgtctcctttgCAAGCGTTTCAACTGCAATCAACGTCTTTGCTATCACTCTGGACCGATACGACATCTCTGTAAAACCTGCCAATCGAATTCTGACCATGGGAAGGGCTGTGATATTAATGACATCAATATGgatcatttcacttttttccttcctgattcCTTTCATTGAAGTCAACTTTTTCAGTCTTCGAAGCGCAAGTACTTGGGAAAATAAGACACTTTTGTGCGTAAGTACAAACGAGTACCACACTGAGCTAGGAATGTACTACCACCTTCTCGTTCAGATTCCaatctttttcttcactgttatAGTAATGCTAATTACATACACCAAAATACTCCAGGCTCTAAATATTCGGATTGGTACAAGATTTACAACGggacaaaagaagaaagctagaaagaaaaaaactatttctttgaCTACTCAGCACGAGACTACAGATGTGTCCCACAGCAGTGGAGGAAGAAACGTCGTCTTTGGCGTAAGGACTTCTGTGTCTGTCATAATTGCTCTGCGCCGAGCTGTAAAACGGCACCGGGAGCGACGAGAACGTCAAAAGAGAGTCTTCAGAATGTCCCTCTTGATTATCTCAACATTCCTCCTCTGCTGGACACCCATCTCTGTTTTAAACACCACCATCTTATGTTTGGGCCCAAGTGACCTTTTGGTAAAGTTGCGATTATGTTTTCTAGTAATGGCATATGGAACAACTATATTTCACCCTCTACTTTATGCATTCACGAGGCAAAAGTTTCAGAAAGTTCTGAAAAGTAAGATGAAAAAGCGAGTTGTTTCAATAGTGGAAGCAGATCCCATGCCAAACAACGCTGTAATACACAACTCATGGATAGAGcctaaaaggaacaaaaagattACCTTTGAAGACAACGAAGTAAGGCAGAAATGTTTAGTACCTCAGGTTGTCACTGACTAG